In Chryseobacterium lactis, a single genomic region encodes these proteins:
- the pruA gene encoding L-glutamate gamma-semialdehyde dehydrogenase: MSKAISQVPLAVNEPVNSYEPGSPEVKSLISTYKKMWAEKVEIPMVINGKEVKTDLKVQLQSPQDHAHDFGFYYQGGMQHVDDAINAALAAKKEWNELGWEQRAAIFLKAADLLAGPYRDVINAATMIGQSKNVHQAEIDAACEFIDFLRFNVEFMTEMYAEQPVSDNGIWNRVEYRPLEGFCFAVTPFNFTAISGNLPTCMAMLGNVVVWKPSDKQVYSAKVIMDVLIEAGLPAGVINMIFTDGKETAEKVLAHRDFAGLHFTGSTKVFQGMWKMIGDNIHNYRTYPRIVGETGGKDFVIAHPSANVEAVATALVRGAFEYQGQKCSAASRAYVPKSLWADVKKVMEAQMSTIKIGSPEDTSNFVNAVIDKNSFEKCKGYIDRANASGEATVAIGGKYDDAKGWFVHPTVIETTNPQYESMVEEIFGPILSVFVYEDQDWKETLKVVDSSSPYSLTGSVFSQDRYAIAEAYKALENASGNFYINDKPTGAVVGQQPFGGGRASGTNDKAGSKMNLLRWTSVRSVKETFVSPKNYKYPYLG, encoded by the coding sequence ATGTCAAAAGCAATTTCGCAAGTACCATTAGCGGTAAATGAACCTGTAAATTCATATGAACCGGGATCTCCGGAAGTTAAAAGCCTTATCAGCACATATAAAAAAATGTGGGCTGAAAAAGTTGAAATTCCAATGGTCATTAACGGAAAGGAAGTAAAAACTGATCTTAAAGTACAACTTCAGTCTCCACAGGATCATGCTCATGACTTCGGATTTTACTATCAAGGTGGTATGCAACATGTGGATGACGCTATCAACGCGGCATTAGCAGCTAAAAAAGAATGGAACGAGCTAGGTTGGGAACAACGTGCAGCAATTTTCTTAAAGGCGGCTGATCTTTTGGCTGGTCCTTACAGAGATGTGATTAATGCAGCTACGATGATCGGACAGTCTAAAAATGTACACCAGGCTGAAATTGATGCTGCTTGTGAGTTCATTGATTTCTTAAGATTCAACGTAGAATTCATGACAGAAATGTATGCTGAACAGCCGGTTTCTGACAATGGAATCTGGAACCGTGTTGAATACAGACCATTAGAAGGATTCTGTTTTGCAGTAACTCCATTCAACTTTACAGCGATCTCAGGAAACCTTCCTACTTGTATGGCTATGCTAGGAAACGTAGTAGTTTGGAAGCCTTCCGACAAGCAGGTTTATTCTGCAAAAGTAATCATGGATGTATTAATCGAAGCTGGTCTTCCGGCTGGGGTTATCAACATGATCTTTACAGATGGAAAAGAAACAGCTGAAAAAGTATTGGCACACAGAGATTTTGCTGGTCTTCACTTCACAGGTTCTACGAAAGTATTCCAGGGAATGTGGAAAATGATCGGTGATAATATCCACAACTACAGAACTTACCCAAGAATCGTTGGAGAAACAGGTGGTAAAGATTTTGTAATCGCTCACCCTTCTGCTAACGTAGAAGCTGTAGCAACTGCTTTAGTAAGAGGTGCTTTCGAATATCAGGGACAGAAATGTTCTGCAGCTTCAAGAGCTTATGTTCCTAAGTCTCTTTGGGCTGATGTGAAAAAAGTAATGGAAGCTCAGATGAGCACCATTAAAATCGGTTCTCCAGAAGATACATCTAACTTTGTAAATGCAGTAATCGATAAAAACTCTTTCGAAAAATGTAAAGGATACATCGACAGAGCTAATGCTTCAGGTGAAGCTACCGTTGCAATCGGTGGAAAATATGATGATGCTAAAGGATGGTTCGTACACCCTACAGTAATCGAAACAACAAACCCTCAATACGAAAGTATGGTAGAAGAGATCTTCGGCCCAATCTTATCTGTATTTGTTTACGAAGATCAGGACTGGAAAGAAACTCTAAAAGTAGTTGATTCTTCTTCTCCTTATTCATTGACAGGTTCCGTGTTCTCTCAGGATCGTTATGCAATCGCTGAAGCGTATAAAGCTTTGGAAAATGCATCAGGAAACTTCTACATCAACGACAAACCAACCGGTGCCGTTGTAGGACAACAGCCTTTCGGTGGTGGTAGAGCTTCAGGAACAAACGATAAAGCAGGTTCTAAAATGAATCTTCTAAGATGGACGTCTGTAAGAAGTGTGAAAGAAACTTTTGTTTCTCCAAAGAACTACAAATATCCATACCTAGGATAA